A DNA window from Danio aesculapii chromosome 1, fDanAes4.1, whole genome shotgun sequence contains the following coding sequences:
- the LOC130233737 gene encoding C3a anaphylatoxin chemotactic receptor has product MQEDKSLARRVSMSTEAPLNVTSNIPNITGPQMPGEGIRILQMILTVLIFTVGVSLNALVVWALGVRVWCRRRKSMGETQSADSFRIYVVNLALADLVLLLRTPLMLTYLANNFSWTLGEAVCRLIIYLRCLGLYASAFLLCAVAVERCLCLLRPVWARLKRPRWVVPLACAAIWVLAAAFASPYIKSAIIVDRNNHKACIEYNKGAGQALIVVETVFGFLLPLVIFMSCNIAVIFCAKKAESSMSSPTSSSAPVYTSQRLSRLYRVLFLTMLLFLTCWVPYFVCRFLRALAQERGWTTLKEQAIGGAYVSLFLVYFKSAVNPVLYVFAARGLGRTVRASLLSTIERVFNEELSESLRRKSLRRRDSQF; this is encoded by the exons ATGCAAGAGGACAAAAGCCTCGCAAGAAG AGTATCAATGTCTACGGAAGCGCCGCTAAATGTTACGTCCAACATCCCCAACATCACTGGCCCCCAGATGCCCGGTGAGGGGATCCGTATCCTGCAGATGATCCTGACCGTGCTCATCTTCACCGTGGGCGTCTCTCTGAACGCTCTGGTGGTGTGGGCGCTGGGCGTCCGCGTTTGGTGCCGTCGTAGAAAATCAATGGGTGAGACTCAGAGTGCGGACAGCTTCAGGATCTACGTGGTCAACCTTGCGCTAGCAGACTTGGTGCTACTACTACGTACGCCGCTAATGCTTACGTACTTGGCAAACAACTTCTCGTGGACCCTCGGGGAAGCCGTGTGCAGGCTGATTATTTATTTACGATGTCTGGGATTGTATGCAAGCGCATTTCTACTGTGTGCAGTAGCAGTGGAGAGATGTTTGTGTCTACTTAGACCCGTTTGGGCTCGATTGAAGCGCCCTCGTTGGGTTGTACCGCTAGCTTGCGCTGCAATCTGGGTGCTAGCTGCTGCATTCGCATCTCCATATATCAAGTCGGCTATTATCGTTGACCGGAACAACCATAAAGCATGCATTGAATACAATAAGGGGGCAGGACAGGCTCTGATAGTGGTGGAAACGGTGTTCGGTTTCCTGCTGCCGCTGGTGATCTTCATGTCCTGTAATATTGCTGTGATCTTCTGCGCAAAAAAGGCTGAAAGTTCAATGTCATCACCGACATCTTCATCTGCACCGGTGTACACGTCGCAGAGATTGAGCCGTCTCTACAGAGTTTTGTTTCTCACCATGCTGCTGTTTTTGACCTGCTGGGTGCCGTATTTTGTATGCCGCTTTTTAAGGGCTCTTGCGCAAGAACGCGGGTGGACGACGCTCAAAGAACAAGCCATAGGTGGCGCTTATGTGTCACTGTTCCTGGTCTACTTTAAAAGCGCGGTCAATCCCGTCCTCTACGTGTTTGCAGCTCGTGGACTCGGACGTACAGTCCGGGCGTCGCTTCTATCAACCATCGAGAGAGTCTTCAACGAGGAGCTATCGGAGTCCTTACGAAGAAAATCCCTACGAAGGAGAGACTCTCAGTTTTAG